In Helicobacter sp. 11S03491-1, the genomic stretch AAAGATTTTGTAATTTCCTTGCTTGCACAGATAAAAAATATTGATTTGCCCACTTTGGAGACAATAGCAGATGTTTATGTCAATCAAGGAGCTGTACATCATATTTTTTGTGTTGCAAGCAGTTTAGATAGTATTGTTGTGGGAGAGACACAAATTGGAGGACAACTTAAAAGTGCCTATAAATTTTGTTTTGATAATAATTTTTGTGGCAAAAATTTAACAAGATTAGTTCATTTTGCGTTTCGATGCGCTGCGGAAGTGCGAAATTCTACTCAAATTTCTCAAAATGCCATTTCTGTTGCTTCTGTAGCGGTTAAAGAGGCAAATACTCTTTTTGAACAACATGGGATTGAATGTAAAATTGCTATTGTAGTTGGTGTGGGTGAAATGGGGATCCTAACAAGCAAACATTTGCTGCATTGCGGGTATAAGATTTTGTTGTTAAATCGCAACAAACAAAAAGCTGTTACATTGGCAAACGAGCTTAATAGCGAATATGGAGAAATGGTAGAGGTAAGGAATTTTTCTGAATTATCTACGTTAATCAATCAACATATTCTTTTGTTTTCTGCGACATCTGCGCCTTATCCTATTATCCATCAGCCCATGGTAGAGCTTACAGATTTTAAGAGATTTTGGTTTGATTTGGCAGTTCCTAGGGATATTCAAAAGCCAAATATAGATAATATCGTTTTATTTGGGGTTGATGATTTGCAAGAGGTTGTGTGCCAAAATCTTGCCAGCAGAAGGAAAAACACCACAAAAGCTTATGAAATTGTAGGGACTTATACATTAGAGTTTTTTAGATGGCTTCAAACTCTAGGCGTAGAGCCTCTGATTAAAAAGATTCGAGAATTCGCTAAAGAAGCCTCTTTGAAAGAACTTGATCGTGCTATAAAGAAGGGTTTTTTGCCCCAAGAATATGAAGATAGTGTGGCAAAAATTCTCCATAATGCTTTTAATGTTTTTTTGCATAAGCCTACTATTAATATTAAGAAATTTGCAGACAAAGAAGATGCAGATCCAATCATTGAGGCAATCAAAGCAGTCTTTGATATTGATGATGTGATGCTTATCAATCGTTATAAGTGTGAATATGATACGACTTTAAATTAAGAAAGGAAATTTATGTTATTTTCTAAGATGTTTATCCCTACAACGAAAGAAACCCCTAAAGATGCCCTTTTGAAAAGTCATCAGTTTTTGATACGTGGGGGTTATATTCACCAAATTGGTAGCGGGATTTATAATTTTTTACCACTTGGAAAAAAGGTTTTAGATAAAATCACACAAATTATTAGATACGAACTTAATCAATCGGGCGCTCAAGAGATTTTAATGGGTTTTGTTGTACCTGCAGAACTTTGGAAAGAGAGTGGGCGATATGAAAAATATGGCAAAGAACTTCTAAGATTCCAAGATAGAAAAGAAAATGAGTTTGTTTTGGGACCTACTCATGAGGAGAGTGTAGTAGAAATTGCTAAGGCTTATATTAAAAGTTACAAACAACTCCCTGTTAATCTCTATCAAATTCATACTAAATTTCGCGATGAACTTAGACCCAGATTTGGGTTAATGAGGGGTAGAGAATTTATCATGAAAGATGCCTATAGTTTTCACTCAGACAGACAAGATTTAGATAGAGAATTTGATTTGATGGAACAAACTTATAAAAAAATATTTCAAACCCTAAAACTTGATTTTAGAATTGTAGATGCTGATAGCGGGGCTATTGGAGGGAGTGGGAGTAAAGAATTCATGGTATTAGCTGAATGTGGAGAAGATACAATTGCTGTGTGTAATCATTGTGATTATGCTTCTAATATTGAGGCTGCTATTCGTGCTAAACGTCATGAACCCCAAGATTTTCCAAAAGCTGTTTTTGCAAAATTCCATACCCCAAAAATCAATACTATCCAAAAACTTTCTGAATTTTTTAAGACAGATCCATTCTGGACTCTAAAAGTCGTCATAAGGAAAGCCATATTTGATAGTACTTCTAATAAGCCTGATGAGTTGGTTTATTTTTTCTTGCGTGGAGATGATGAGTTAGAAATTACCAAAGCTTTGAATGCTATTAATAAGATTGGCGCTAATGCTTTAGAACTTACAGATGCAAGTGTTGAAGAAATTGTAGCTGTAGGATTGAAACCGGGCTTTATTGGACCTTATGCTTTGAGAAATATCACCAATGCCAATTATATTATTTTTGATATTGATTTAAAAGAGGAGCAGAATTTGATTTGTCCGGCCAATGAAGAGGATTATCATTTTGTTGGCGTAGATTTGGGTTTGTTTGAAGGCTTGGTTTATGAAGATATCACAAAAGTCAAAGAAGGGGATAAATGTGCATATTGTGGGGGTGAGCTTAGTTATAAAAAAGGGATAGAAGTAGGGCATATTTTTAAATTAGGGCAGAAATATTCCAGAGCATTAGGGGCTAATTTTCTTGATAAAGATGGTAAAAATATTCCCTTAGAAATGGGGTGTTATGGGATTGGGGTTACTCGTTTGCTTCCGGCTATTTTAGAGCAAAAAAGTGATCTCAAAGGTTGTATTTGGACAAAACCAAGCGCACCTTTTGATATAAGTATTATCATTTCTAATACAAAAGATGAAGAACAAGTCTTCTATGCCCAAGAGGTTTATAGAGATTTGTTATCCGATCATATAGATGTTTTGTTAGACGATAGGGATTTGAGATTTGGCATAAAAATGGCAGATTTTGAGCTCATAGGTTCTACTTATGCCCTTATTATTGGAAAAAGTCTCCAAGAGGGCAAAGTTGAACTTATCAATAGAGAAAACTTGGAAAAAAAAGAATTAGAATGTAAAAATTTATCTATACAACTCGTTGAAATTTTAAAACGAGATTGATATGCCCTTTTTATATTTTGTAGGCATATTGTATTTGATATTTGAATTTCTAGGGATTGGTTTTTTTGTCAAAGAATGGGGGATATGGCTGTTTTTATTAGAAGTGATTATAAGTGGTTTTACAGGTATTTTGATTTTGGCTAACATGAATATTTCTAGCGATCTTTATGGGCTTTTGAAAGGTAAAATTACATCAGGATCTTTAATTGGAGGTAATATCGCTCGTTTTATCGGGGCTATATTTTTGATACTACCCGGAATTTTGAGTGATATTTTTGGAATTATTTTAGAAATCATCGCGTTTTTTATGTTACGTTATGGTTTTTTGGGCAAAACATCTCATTTTTCACAATCTTGCGACCCAAAGACTCAAGATGATGAAGTTATTGATGTAGAGATCATTGATGATATAAAAAATCATTAAAGGAGAAAAAGTGGGAAAGCTGGTTATAGGAACGAGAGGAAGTGTATTGGCTTTGTGGCAGGCTAAATATATTCAAAGTAGGCTGGAGAAAGAATTGGGGATTTTAAGTGAGCTTCAAATTGTGAAGACAAAAGGAGATAAAATTTTAGACGTCCCTTTGGCAAAAATTGGAGGCAAGGGATTATTTACTAAAGAGTTAGAAGAGTTGCTTTTAGAGGGAAAAATTGATTTGGCTGTTCATTCCCTCAAAGATGTGCCTGTTGATTTTGTATCCGGATTAGGGCTTGCTTGTATTACTCAACGTGAGGATATAAGAGATTGTTTTTTGAGTCAAAAATATAAAGAATTCAGAGATTTGCCAAAAGGTGCGAAAGTAGGGACAACTTCTTTGAGACGATCCATGCAGCTTAAGGCGTTAAGATTTGATTTGGATACACAAAGTCTGCGAGGCAATGTGCAAACAAGACTCAAAAAACTTCAAGATGGTGAATTTGATGCCATTATTTTGGCAAAAGCAGGCGTTAATCGCTTGGGAATAGATTCTCATCAGATAACCTATATTACTCCCTTATCACAAGAGATGATGATACCGGCGATGGGGCAGGGAGCTTTGGGTGTAGAAATGAGAGAGGATCATCAAAAGTTTGCATTGTTAAAAAAACTTAATGATGAGCCTACAAGTATATGTTGTAATGCTGAGCGTTTATTTGTGAAGATTTTAGAAGGAGGGTGTCAAGTCCCTATAGGAGTAAATGCAAAAATCACTGATAACAAAATTTATTTGAGTGCTGTTGTAGGGCTTCCTGATGGTAGCAAAATTTTGAGGGATTGTATTGATGGGAATATTTATGAAGGGGAATATTTGGCTAATGTTTTAGCCCAAAGATTTATTCAAAATGATGCAAAAGAATTATTGCAAAAAGCACAAAAAATGATTTTCGGAGATTGATTTGAAACTTAAAGGTCTTTATGGGATTAGTGATGATCTTCTCACTCCTTCTGAAAAAATTTTTGAAATGTTATATCAGGCTATTTTGGGAGGATTAAAAATTTTTCAACTTAGGGATAAAATTCAAAGTGATACAGCCCTTCTTGAATTGGCAATAAAAATTCGTGATTTTTGTTTTCAAAATGATGTTTTGTTTGTGATAAATGATAGGGTTGAATTAGCGATTAAAATAAATGCTCCTGCCCTTCATATTGGGAGTGAGGATTGTTCTTTGTTGGAAGCTAAAAGACACTTTAAAGGCAAGATTGGCGTGTCTTGCTATGACAGATTGGATTTAGCACTCCAAGCACAAAAAAATGGAGCCAATTATGTGGCATTTGGAGCGTTTTTTGCCTCTCAAACAAAACCTGAAGCTAAAAAAATACCCTTAGATATCCTTAAAGAAGCTAAAAAAATATTAAAAATTCCTATTTGCGCTATTGGGGGGATTGATTGCCAAAATGCTATTGAACTTAAACAAGCAGATATGATAGCTGTTATTGGAGGTCTTTGGAGGGGAAATGTTCAAAAAAATGCGCAATTACTATTAAAAAATTGGCAAGAAAAATAATTCTCTTGCCAAATTAAACTTATCTTTTAGGATTAGCTTCATTTACTCTAATTGTTCTGCCCATAAAATCTGTTTCATTAAGAGAGCTGATAGCTTTCAAAGCTTGTGCATCTTCCATTTCTACAAAACCAAAACCTTTTGCTCTATCTGTTTCTCTATCACTAATAAGCTTGACAGAAACTACGTTGCCATATTTGCTAAAGAGTTCTTTAACATCCTCGCTAGTGGCATTATAAGCGAGATTTCCTACATAAATACTTTTCAATTCTTTCTCCGTTACGCTAAAAATTAGAGGCAAAACCTCAACAGACACTTCATCTTTAATGTGTAGGCAGAGAATTAAAGATTTTAGAAATACTAACAAAACTCAAGCTTACATACTAAAGGTATCATATGGTAAGCTAGTTAAGCTTAAAAACAATTAAATAATGCGTTATTCATTCCTCAAAATTGATAAAGCATTAACTTTTGAAGCTTTTTTGGCAGGATAATAAGAGGAGATACATACAATTACAATAGCTCCAACAATAGTAGAAAAAAAGTCCGTCATTGATAAATCAATGGGTAATCGCGTGATACCATATACATCTGCAGGCAAAGATATAATAGGAAATGTTGATAGAATATAGAGAGTTAGCATCGATAGGATGATCCCTAAAATAATCCCTCCTATGCCAATAAAATTTCCCAACCAAAAAAAAGTTTTTTTGATTTCTCTCGAGCTTGCTCCTAAGCTTAAAAGCAATGCTATTTCCTTGCGTCTATTCATGATGACCATTAATAAAGAGCTAATGATATTCAAAGATGCCATAAGAATAATAAGCATCAATACGATAAATAAAACTCTTTTTTCCAGTGCCATAGCAGAGAAAAAATTTCCATTTTGTTGCCACCAACCCTCAACCCCTATTCCATAATTGGGAATTTCCAGAAGGGCTTGCTTGATTTTGTCAATATCATTCATAGGATCTTTGGAGAAGACATGTATTCCATCATAAATATCGGGTTTTATATTTTTGATAGCTCCAATGGCTGCAAGATTGGTATAAATATAACTTGTATCATAGGCTTTAAGACCTGAATCAAAAAAACCCTTCACATCAAATCTTTTCATTGTAGGAGAAAAAGTTAATCCTGTAGGTTCAAGTTTGGTGAAAAATAAACTTAGTTTAGAATTTTTTTCTAAAACTAGCGCATCTTTGAGTCCTTCACCAACAATGAGTGAAAATTTATCTTGATAAAAATCTTTTATATCCACTCCTTGGAGTGCTTTTGCAAGAATTTCATTGATTTTAGCTTCTTTTTGAATATCTACCCCAAAAACAATGCCTGCAGACATGATTCCATTAGCTCTTGCAACAGATTGAATACGTAAATAAGGGCTAAAAACCAGATGAGGGAATTTGCTTTCAAGTTGGTCTAAGATATTTTTAGAGATTCCTTTATGGCTTGTTGCAAACAGCGTGAGGGGATAATTCATTACAAAAAGTTTTTTTTCAAATTCTTTGCTCATGCCATT encodes the following:
- the hemA gene encoding glutamyl-tRNA reductase encodes the protein MDNESGYLAISFSHKNTQIQMREKLAFNSAESTKSFLQTIKTQNTHTQEIILLSTCNRVEIYIYTLHPQNTKDFVISLLAQIKNIDLPTLETIADVYVNQGAVHHIFCVASSLDSIVVGETQIGGQLKSAYKFCFDNNFCGKNLTRLVHFAFRCAAEVRNSTQISQNAISVASVAVKEANTLFEQHGIECKIAIVVGVGEMGILTSKHLLHCGYKILLLNRNKQKAVTLANELNSEYGEMVEVRNFSELSTLINQHILLFSATSAPYPIIHQPMVELTDFKRFWFDLAVPRDIQKPNIDNIVLFGVDDLQEVVCQNLASRRKNTTKAYEIVGTYTLEFFRWLQTLGVEPLIKKIREFAKEASLKELDRAIKKGFLPQEYEDSVAKILHNAFNVFLHKPTINIKKFADKEDADPIIEAIKAVFDIDDVMLINRYKCEYDTTLN
- the proS gene encoding proline--tRNA ligase, whose protein sequence is MLFSKMFIPTTKETPKDALLKSHQFLIRGGYIHQIGSGIYNFLPLGKKVLDKITQIIRYELNQSGAQEILMGFVVPAELWKESGRYEKYGKELLRFQDRKENEFVLGPTHEESVVEIAKAYIKSYKQLPVNLYQIHTKFRDELRPRFGLMRGREFIMKDAYSFHSDRQDLDREFDLMEQTYKKIFQTLKLDFRIVDADSGAIGGSGSKEFMVLAECGEDTIAVCNHCDYASNIEAAIRAKRHEPQDFPKAVFAKFHTPKINTIQKLSEFFKTDPFWTLKVVIRKAIFDSTSNKPDELVYFFLRGDDELEITKALNAINKIGANALELTDASVEEIVAVGLKPGFIGPYALRNITNANYIIFDIDLKEEQNLICPANEEDYHFVGVDLGLFEGLVYEDITKVKEGDKCAYCGGELSYKKGIEVGHIFKLGQKYSRALGANFLDKDGKNIPLEMGCYGIGVTRLLPAILEQKSDLKGCIWTKPSAPFDISIIISNTKDEEQVFYAQEVYRDLLSDHIDVLLDDRDLRFGIKMADFELIGSTYALIIGKSLQEGKVELINRENLEKKELECKNLSIQLVEILKRD
- a CDS encoding FxsA family protein, encoding MPFLYFVGILYLIFEFLGIGFFVKEWGIWLFLLEVIISGFTGILILANMNISSDLYGLLKGKITSGSLIGGNIARFIGAIFLILPGILSDIFGIILEIIAFFMLRYGFLGKTSHFSQSCDPKTQDDEVIDVEIIDDIKNH
- the hemC gene encoding hydroxymethylbilane synthase → MGKLVIGTRGSVLALWQAKYIQSRLEKELGILSELQIVKTKGDKILDVPLAKIGGKGLFTKELEELLLEGKIDLAVHSLKDVPVDFVSGLGLACITQREDIRDCFLSQKYKEFRDLPKGAKVGTTSLRRSMQLKALRFDLDTQSLRGNVQTRLKKLQDGEFDAIILAKAGVNRLGIDSHQITYITPLSQEMMIPAMGQGALGVEMREDHQKFALLKKLNDEPTSICCNAERLFVKILEGGCQVPIGVNAKITDNKIYLSAVVGLPDGSKILRDCIDGNIYEGEYLANVLAQRFIQNDAKELLQKAQKMIFGD
- the thiE gene encoding thiamine phosphate synthase yields the protein MKLKGLYGISDDLLTPSEKIFEMLYQAILGGLKIFQLRDKIQSDTALLELAIKIRDFCFQNDVLFVINDRVELAIKINAPALHIGSEDCSLLEAKRHFKGKIGVSCYDRLDLALQAQKNGANYVAFGAFFASQTKPEAKKIPLDILKEAKKILKIPICAIGGIDCQNAIELKQADMIAVIGGLWRGNVQKNAQLLLKNWQEK
- a CDS encoding RNA-binding protein — translated: MKSIYVGNLAYNATSEDVKELFSKYGNVVSVKLISDRETDRAKGFGFVEMEDAQALKAISSLNETDFMGRTIRVNEANPKR
- a CDS encoding ABC transporter permease, translating into MFKKTDLILFLLKRYLRFDKTQPFISITAVLAFVGVGVGVMVLIVAMAIMNGMSKEFEKKLFVMNYPLTLFATSHKGISKNILDQLESKFPHLVFSPYLRIQSVARANGIMSAGIVFGVDIQKEAKINEILAKALQGVDIKDFYQDKFSLIVGEGLKDALVLEKNSKLSLFFTKLEPTGLTFSPTMKRFDVKGFFDSGLKAYDTSYIYTNLAAIGAIKNIKPDIYDGIHVFSKDPMNDIDKIKQALLEIPNYGIGVEGWWQQNGNFFSAMALEKRVLFIVLMLIILMASLNIISSLLMVIMNRRKEIALLLSLGASSREIKKTFFWLGNFIGIGGIILGIILSMLTLYILSTFPIISLPADVYGITRLPIDLSMTDFFSTIVGAIVIVCISSYYPAKKASKVNALSILRNE